The following DNA comes from Populus trichocarpa isolate Nisqually-1 chromosome 19, P.trichocarpa_v4.1, whole genome shotgun sequence.
TATTGACATGATCTATTcatgttataaataatcatCTCCCTACACATGTAAGTGTATGAAAGGTCTTCCAATATCCTACTATATTTCCACCAAAACAACAAGGTTTATGGAGTATAAATACTTCCTTAATCGGCTAGGTAAAATGTTCACTTTTTCTAACTCTTCAAAGTTATATATCTCAACCCTTAAAGCATTAGTCatacaaaaataagaacaaacacacttgtttttggaatttaaagCTCTTTCTTTTACTTATTACCATTTCCATTTAAAGTTGTTGATTTTATCATTGGAGAGTCTTTAAATCCCGCTTATAGAGACTATTTTACAGGTACTAGGACATCTACCATTGATTTTATGCTTCTTGTACTAAGGAGATGTAAATATTGACATAAACAATTGATTAACCCCTATACAAACACCAAATAACATCATTCTTGTGTATATTGAATTTTAAGACATCATCAATATCTTAGAATAATGTGAAGgagtgtttaaaaaaatatatgtgattgtCGAATGGATAtacattttgttttgggttttttcaaAGGATTTGTTCAGAAACAATTTTTGAATAGGGTATTCAACTTTAGTGatgaatcgaaaaaaaaaaactctattaatctctaccttttattttctatgaaggCATGCATGAAAGTTAGGGTTGTAGGAAAAGACCATGACtttttaaaagttcaaaaaggctttgttgaatttattgatgGTTTCAAAACAACCTAAACTTTTGCATGAATAAATgatcattataataataaaaaaaaaacttactacTCAATCTTTAATATGTAACTTTCAAGTCTTATGTTGAAGGCCCGTGACACGGGTCATGAGTCCGAGATTACGTCatcgaaaaaaaaacaaaaaaaaacaactcaatttaatttgggttaacttttcaaactcataacccTGGTCATGAGACttaaataacctcataaaaaataagtcaaaacaaattataaaattgaattctcAACCAACCCAATGTTTAACgatgaaatttgaagaaaaaaaaatttaaatgacacaaaaaatgaCTTGAGTTAACTTTCGAAGCAGTATTTCAAGGTTATGAGGCAGTGATAACCtaataaagaaaaccaaaacaaatcatgaatatcaattctcaatcaacccaatattaaatgttgaaattgggcaaaaattaagaaaaaaaactgagtcagcCGGGTTTCCTTACCAAACCTGCAATCCAGGTTATAAGATTGAgacaatccaataaaaaaataaattcaatgttgaaggaccaGTGATCTGGGTCATGAGACCTAAATTAcatcatagaaaaataaataaaaaaatgacctaaTTTAACTTGGATTAATCTGCGAAACTCGCAACCCTAATCATGGGTCTTGGATTaccccatagaaagcaaatcaaaataaattatgaaactcaattctgaATTGATCTAATGTTAAATGgtgaaattaggaaaaaaattgaatttaaaaaaggaCACAAAAACAACCTGAGCAACTTGTTAAACACTATTCCTGGGTCATGAGGTaaggataacctaataaaaaacaaatcaaaacactttatgaagcttaattctcaattaacccaatattaaaagatgaaattagagaaaaaagttaattaagaaaaaaaaccttgaatcaactgggttaattCGCAACCCATGTCATAAAAGTGGAAcaacctaataaaaaagaaatccaatatTGATGTCGCACGTGTGTGGCTTTGTAGTGATCGTCCTCCTGGCTCGAGATCTCTCTAGTGATGGGGAAAGAACATGGAATTCTTATTTCTTATCAATAAAAAAGGGATGGAGTttccacctaatattttggtaaCCAAGAACCTTAATTGATCTTAGAGTCTGGATAAGAGGACTAGTTGTGTATAAGGAGGACATATCACCCCTAGTacaccttacctaaggtaaactgtattgtttatttgtctgatataaacCAAGGtattgtcgtgttttctagccGCTGGTCTATTTAAGGTTAAGAAAACTCATTCTTTGTAAGGATATTCTTATCTTATCTTATCCAGTTAAAGCCTAGTCATTATAGagtccaaatatatttttgtattttttcttttaatatcgggaatacgtcttacgtacaAGTTCGTAATCCTTGATATTTCAACAAATAACATAAGATTTTTGGTATTCTTAAAATGTAGGCCAAGTTCTTATGACTTTAATATACTGGTtactaaatccaaaaatacatgtaaaaataataaaaaaaaataaaactatttttgtgatatttttatatgctaaaatacgcaaatataatttatttttgagagacttgatcatattgcaaattaaaataaaaattgtatttttgaaagaaagattttattttttgttgtttttatgaaaaagaaCCAATTCGTTTAATACCGAAAAAACACCTCGTTTATAGGTCACAATTCTAGATATTAAATATGTGAGGgtagaaaaaaatttctaaaaaaacaaatgcaaaatgatccttaaataataataataataataataataataataataataaggctTTATTTGGCAAACCTCAAAAACCCAATGCATTTCTTCTTTGACATAATAAGAATAATGCTTAACCCTGAGAGGTAGTTCAATTGGTCAGACCTTGAATTTGCTCTCTAATGATCACGAATTCGAGTTCTCTTAGAACCACttgaggcttacatggttgttaattttagggctCGTTAGAGTAGTAGAGGTGCGTGCAAGTTAACTcaaacacccacattaattaaaaaaaaataaaaaaaataatgctttcTTTGGCAAAccttaaaaacccaaaaaaatgcaTTTCTTCTTTGACAGAGTTTTATTCAAGCCAAACATGGTCTTAAGGCCGTTTATATGCTTAGCCCAGCCAAGCGGGCTGGGCGCCTTAACATGGCCCAAAACCAACACCAATcctaagaaaaatatatgggccttttttgtgataaaaaatgGGCCAGGCTTAACACAAGCAACCCGAGTCTTTTTAGAGACTAAAAGTACTTGAAGGCCTAGTCCACTAACGAAAAAAACAAGTTCCCTCTATCTCTTTTATTTAGGAAGACCAAAACATTGATGTAAAGAGTTTGTTATGACTTATGCCCAGAAACCATGcatccaaaaaaacaacaaatcataaaaaaaatcaaaagaagacaTGTTGTATGATTTTAAGAAATGGaccttcaaatgaaaaaaaataaaaatgggaacCCTAAGAACTCTGCTACACTGATTTGTTGTTGTTCACGGCTGCTGCTGGAGTTGGTGTCATCTACCGCGGTTGCTGAAGATTCTGCTGCTCTCTGTTGCCGCTGGATGTTACAGTTGGGTCACGGTGCTATGGAGGAAGACAGTAGCTGTTATTGCTAGACCTCTGCTACTGGAAGAAGCTGCACTGCTGCTGATCTTGAAGGTTGCTGCTCAAGGTGCTGGTTCAGAGAGGttcgctgctgctgctgctgctgctggaggTTCTTCCAATTGCTAAGTGGCTATGATGATCTGTGGAGAAAAATCGCTGTTGCTGGATGGAGAAGAAACCTTGGACAATCGGATGGAGGCTCACGATGCTGTCATGTGAAGAGAGTTTGCTGGAGTGGCTGCTTCTCTGACGGTGGAAGATACAGAGGAAACAGTTGGTCTGCTTTGGTTTTGTCAAGGAGAGGCAATGGTGGATGGTTGGCTGATGAGCTTGCAGTTGAAGATGATGGCAATATTGGAAGCTACTGGAGTCAGGCAGTGGGCGCGCAGGGCTGAGAAGTGATGTGCAGCCCTTGCTGATTGAGGTCGGTTGGTGCTGTCGTTGCTGGTATCAGTGGTGCTTCACGTGATGGAGAAAGTGATGTGGTGGTCTCCGTGTGGGTTCTCGGGTTGAAGAGCTGCTGTTACTATCATGGATTTGAAGGAGAAAATGACTGGAGTTAGGAGGTGACAGTTGGGGGATGCTGCTGGGAAATGACATAGAAGGCTgtcagttattttattttttggagggGCTATCACCAGAAAAGAAGAGCTTGTGTTCGTGTGGGTTTTTTagggacagaaaaaaaaaagagggagaccAAATGAGGGAGCTTTGGTTGCTGGAAGAAGGGGGTCTCCAGTGTTCAAGAAAATTAGATGGTGCGTGAGCTTGgccttttaaaatgaaaaagaaatgaaatggaGAGTATGTGGCTTAGGCTTTGGGTGGATGATGGGACCTTGGTGGCTGACAGTGGCGTTTTTGTGTGTAGTTAATGGATGTCTAGTACTGTTGCCCTCCCAGGAGGCTGTTTTCGTCAGGGTTTTGAAGGCAGAAACGGGGAGGTTACAGGAGTTATGAAATGATGGGATCAATACTTAATTGGTGTCGAGGAATAAATCACAACAATTTATTAAAGcaaagtatatatataagattGTCTTCTTCTGCAACTGATAAGGGAGGATAGAAGCTGTTTTTATAGACAAAGTGGTGTTTGGGTTGTGGTTTTGGAAGATAATCTGCAGATGTTTTTAATGCAGTAAAAGCAAGAGTTGTGGCGTAGAGTGAATTACAAATACCCAGATATAAGTTGgcataaaatttatatgatgTGATGAAGGAATTAGAGAAAAATTAGAGTTGAAATGCAaggaattgaatatttttaatcaaatatatatttttgaaatacataaatttattttaaaactatttttaaaaactatttattttatgtctctattttttttaattaaacatattttttgttttactatccccatcttttttttattctgtatTTATAATCATAgcatattttgaaaagaaaaaaatgattatagCTGAACACTTTGTtaacaaaaatttaagttaattaagtTATAAGCATATTTAAAAACAAGAGGATGTTATATTGAGAAGTTTAAATCAAAGggactaattaattactttAGTAAGAAAACAAGgactaaataaataacttaCGTCATACAAAAAAATGACTTTTTGTGAAAAACAACACAGTTTAGtaaaagttttagaaaaataacacaagttaaaaaaatatttagaaaatcacACAATTTTAACATAATTGTGTTTGTGAATATTGATTTGTATAGTGGTTTTTTAGTCAGAAGTCAAAACGCATGTCTCATGCAAATTAATTACTATGTATAAAAGTTAACCCATAATTTCATGAAGAGTTAATAACCAAGAGAtaagatttaaaattcaatagtCAAGAAAGAGAGATGAGATAAGCTAACGTGGCAAGAGAGagaaataagagaagaaaaaaaagtaaaagaaagaatAGGTTAATGAGGACTTgttaggattttgtttttaatatattcgaTACCATTAGAAAAATCTCGACTTGATAATTCTAATCATACATtgaaaaactatcaaacaagGATGTAATTGGTTAGGGGTTTTATCTAATGTTAATTTAAGGTTAAAGCAGTTTATGGATTTTGTTCAGGGGTTAATTTAATGATCTTCTAAGGTATGGTTAAAATTATTTACCGTTAGAAAAATCTCGACTTGATAATTCTAACCAtacattgaaaaattatcaaacgaGGATGTAATTGGTTAGGGGTTTTATCTAAGGTTAATTTAAGGTTAAAGGAGTTTATGAATTTTGTTCAggggttaatttaataatcttttaagatataattaaaattatttaattgagatatttttaatggtacaaaatatcttaaaaaacaaagttatgaTGTGTCTTCAATTATCCATTCCTTCTTTCTcttatctttctttctctattgTCACATcaatttatccctttttttttttatcatttgaattATCAATCTTATctcttgattattaattttttattaaattttaagttgatttttgtatatatatgacTTCTGACAAAATAACTATTATATCTAGTAATTGTTGCATACCAaagcaataattaaaaatgcagttatttttctattttttatataataatttaatttatattattttttgagtaattttatgatgtttaaataataattattaatatttttcaaattcactttaaaaaaataaagaaatataactataaagaatatttttatcggTGTTTTTCTCATTATGTATACTTAAAGAATAACTATGCTTCTAATTACTTTACagtaaccatatatatatatatatatatatattttttttttttaattttcctattGCTTTTACCAAACAGTGTTAGAACGgtaaaaaacgaaaaaaaaaaaaaaccttcaaagcCATTTCTCTCTCTTACTTCTACCCTTCTGGCTTCTACTTCGCTGATACACTCTCCCTTCACTCCTAAAAAACGATGTCGTATATCCCTCCTCACCTGAGAAACTCAAGCTCAACCACTACCGTTACTACTCGCAGAACTCAGTCACCGCCTTTAACAGACACTAATCTCTCCCATTCCTCTTCAAATTCCACCTCCTCCGccccttcttctttctccaCATTCAACTCTCTCTCCTTACGGACCTCCGCCTCCGTCGCGCGAACCATCTCAGTTCCTCAACCTGTTTTTCCTCAGTGGACGCCCTCCGACCGCGTCCTTCGCTTCACTCCAGATCAGGTTCACTTCCTTTTCAAGTTTTCCAATCTTTTTccgatttttgtattttaagtgATTATTGTACTAAATTGCTTTATTTATCAGTAATCTGttctcacaaaaaaagaaaaaaaattgaatttattaattaaaattatttgtagctgtgattaaattttttataataaatgcaGATTGAAGAAATTCGTTCTCAGCTCAAAATAAATGTCAGTGTTGCTTCGGGTTCACCTCCTGCACCTGCGCCTATTGAATCATTTGAAGATATGgtaaattcactttttttttaaaaagaaatttagtaatttttttttgaaattgctATATTTagtaatgttttatttgtttttctggtGAATATTTGTCAGTGTTTGCATCAAAGTATCATGAAGGATATTGCGCATCATGAGTATACGCGACCGACTTTGATTCAGGCTCAGGCAATGACAGTTGCGCTTAGTGGAAGGGATTTGTTGGGTTGTGCTGAAACTGGTAGTGGAAAAACTGCAGCATTTACCATTCCTATGATACAGGTGATCGATGTTAGAAGTCGTTTTATAAGAAGATATGTTCTATggtattgtatttatttttctgtttttgattgggatttttatttttttgtgttgatcTGGCAGCATTGCTTGGCTCAACCTCCTGTTCAGCGTGGTGATGGACCATTGGCGATGGTGTTGGCTCCTACCAGAGAACTTGCTCAGCAAATTGAAAAAGAGGTGTGATACCTGGTCCTTAGATGTAGAGAGCAAAGATATACTCATGGATTACATCTGTCATTCTGGTcatgttttgtttatatatgttGTGGAGTATCATCAATGTGTGGAACTGTCTTTGAAAacatttggttattttttcttgagttGGGACTATTATTGACTTTATTTGTATTGATGGAACTTATTTTCCTGAGGTTCCTGTCCATATAGCTATTCTACTTTTCCTGGCATGTTTTATTGGACcacttaatttatttgttttggggCTTTGGATCATTGACATACTTGTCAAGCACCAACCTTGAGTTACTTTGTCATATCTTTCAGGTTAAACGTTTTAGTAGATCTCTTGAGTCCTTCAGAACTGCCATCGTGGTGGGTGGAACAAAGTCTGCTGACCAGGTAAGTAATGCTGTGATTATTTGGCTTTCCAATGTTTGATTGTAGTTTCTAGAAGAAAACAAAGTATGGATTCTTATATATGTGACGTTGCACTTGGAATTGTCTGTATGTGGTTAGgtagaataaaaacaaaattgtcatGTCTTTGGAATGTAACTGAAATTCTGTATCTTTGTGAGAATTGAATTCTTAGCAATGCATGTCTGGACTCCTATAcaccattttattttctttgccaGTAAGGTAGAATGTCTCTTTCTGCCCTGCTTTCTTGTATTATTATGGTGATATATGATTTTCATTAAGTTTActaatatttgtttgttttgtttttgatgttgcATCCTGTGACAGGGATCAGAGCTACGAGCGGGAGTGGATGTAATTGTTGCTACTCCTGGAAGATTAATTGATCATTTACAACAAGGAAACACTTCCCTTTCCAGAATTTCATTTATCGTTCTGGATGAAGCTGATAGAATGCTTGACATGGGCTTTGAACCACAGATTAGAGAGGTACATGATGCAAACGCATAGGAGTGGTTGGATTTCTTAGTTCATTTTGCTTGATAGCTAAACAAGTAAGAAACGTCAAGGTTTCCAGAATCATAACAAACTCATTGATCAGTACGAAGCATTGAAGGGAGATATCTGAGTTTACCTTTCATAGAGCACATGATGCAAATGCATAGGAGCGGTCGGATTTCTTAGTTCATTTTGCTTGATGTATTTTATTCTTTCACTGCATCATTGTCATTTAAGTGGATTCTTCAACTGCAGATTGAATAGTGCTTGATATGACTAATGTTTATGCACTTGCAAGAATTGCAGTAATCTTCAACAAGATGTATTAACCGCTTCCATATTCTTTCAGGTTATGCACAACCTTCCAGAGAAGCATCAAACTTTGCTGTTCAGTGCAACTATGCCTGTGGAAATTGAAACACTAGCACAGGTTAGATCTCCTGCTCCTTTCCGTTTGTGTCTACCTTTAAAAAGCATGATATGATTCTTGCAAGAAGAGGAAACTGGGAACAATTTAGAGGATATTGATGGATCCatgctttgttttctttaactGCTATCATTTGAATGGAATCCTGGCCCATGGAGGAGAACATCTATtgttcctttttcctttttttaatttcagtgcCTGCAAATCAATAgccttttctttcaaatttatattttgattatccAAGGTTCTTTCATATgagtttgattaatttatgaatCCTTCTCTTCTGGATTATTTGCTTTGGTATTAAGAAATACATTAATCCTCCTTCCTGTTTTATATATTTGCAAGTCCCTGGAAATATTATTTTGGAAACTTCAAACTTGGGCATCTTCAGATAATGGTTTATTATTTCCATATCAACAAATGTTGCAGtacaatattcaaaatattatccCAAAATTTGAATTGTTGCATGAAAATCACACTTTAAAGTACATATTTAAATCGCATTCTTGTGAATTGTTGCTTCACGTTGGCTTTGAAGCAGCTGCATGTTACTGGCATTTTGTAGACGTGGTTTGGTTATTCCTATTTGTTTCTATCTATTGGTGGGGGGGTCTATGAAGGAACGAAAGAGTGGATTGAGGAATGAAAGCTCGAAGACAGAGAATCGGGCTTTCCCAAAGAATTACTGCAGCTTTGCTGCTCCCTTTGATTATCATATACAAAAAAGTCTCTTCCACTTTCCTACCCAATCTCTCTTTATTCTGGCATATAAATGAAGGGATCGAAGAGATTATGGCAGATTATGTTCACCAAGAAATGACCCGAAATTGGATCTTGGTCTATTTGAGATTGTTCCTTTTAATCGTAATCAAAGATGTTTTCTTGTCTTTCGTTTCTTTTCTGAACAAATCGAAGAACCTAATGGATTCAGACAGTTAAGATACTTTCATCGGCCTTCAGGAGCGTAGCCTTATTCCTCAAATCAATTACTCGATATCTAGGTCAATATGGTCTTTTTGCTCTTCGAATCCTATTTTCCTAATATTTACCGTCATATTTGGCATGGTGTCTCATGGTTGCTTTACCTAAGTGGTCTACATGTCTGGTTTTCTAATCATTCTGTTACCTGGATGAGTGCGATGATGGCTTTCCAAAATCCAGCATTCAAACCTGGTATTTGCTTTTACTAGTACATTTTTGAAAAGAACACAACTATATCCCCCCCTAGATCTGGTTGGTTTTGCTTGCAAGTACTACtattaggggtgttcacggttcggtttagactaaaaaaaccaaccgaaccggATTATTATCTGCttgtaaaaaattaaccgaaccggaccggaaactggttcaaaccgaaccggtccggtccggttaaatccggttttttaaggaaaaaaccgGGAAACCCAATCccatcatgagttttttttttggttttttttataaattggcTTAGCCTTACATTAAATTAAGCTTTAAAATTCAAAGCAAACTGATGTTcagcttttaaaaatttacatcCTGCGTAGTTTTTCGGCAACAACAACACAACTCTGTTTCTCTTCTATACATGGCTGacttttaatatgaattggctaacttttaatatgaattaaaatcTGGACATGAATTAAAATCCCACAGAGAAGTGTTCCATGTTTGCTAGCACTATGAACCTGTAACACAATGAAATATTTAGTAcccaaaaaacaacaagaatgaTGGTCAAGACTAAAGAGCACACACCCACCAAAAAAGGACACCAAAACTCTTACCCTTATGACAGTAGCATTCTTGCAAGCTTCATTATCAATCACAaccctgatataaaaaaaaagggagaaaaagaacTGAACAAAATGGATGTAAATCTGTTTTCACTTCAAAATCTAACATGTTGAAACTTTAGCATTGAATGAAACCTCAGCTTTGCCATAATACTCAGGTTATGGTTGCAATTCAATAAGCCAAAATAAGTGGCAATATACATGCATGCTGGTAAGAGCTGCTATGAACATACTTACAAAACATTAACACTTACATACGGCTCAAAATCAGGGCTAGACAAGTTAACAGTAAGGTTCTGCATCAATAACAAACCCTGCAAGACACCAAAAGGAATTATATACAGAGCACATCGGGATAATCAAGAAAATTAGAATGTGTACACACCAAAGTTATTTTAACTAACACCATGATAGGAAAAATTTAAGGTCACTTTcacttagaaaattaaaaaaagaagatgacgAATCTGCATAATACATACCTGGGTGGATTCAATCTCCTAAAGAGTTTCTCATATTCATCATCCATGTCATTTGAAAAGCTCATGTTGACCTctgtagaaattaaaaaatttgaagaggaaaaggcaaaaaaacTATGAGAACAAAACCAGCCAATAAAACCAGAAGTTGGTTTCTTGAAGAAGAACCATGACCAATGACAAGGTAAATAAGAAACACACAGACCCCACATAAAAAATCCTTGAAAACTGAAATAAAACACGACTAATCACCTCATCAACAAAAACTCATcacccaaaaacaaaaggagaggagaggaaatTGATGCCTACCCATTGATGCTTCTGTTATGTACTCGTACTGAACGAAAGAACTTGTCTGAGTTCTCTCAAGAACTTGTCTGATAGGCTAAAATATTTTGGAGAGGCGAGAGGGAGAGCCTCTAGTACTGGGGCGGGTGCTCTGGTTAGGGTTAgcggagagggagagggagagggagagggagagggagagggggtgGGACGGCGGGTGCTCTGTTAGTTTGTTAGGGTTAGGCAAGAGGGGGAAAGTTTCTCTTTATACCAGTGGTGGTTAGGGACCTTTtttttgaaccggttcggttcggtctGGGTTAACCGGTTTCTGCATTACAAAaccgaaaaccgaaccgaatcgaaccggaattttttctaaatattctaatcggttttttttctcggttcggttttttcggttaattttttatcggtttttttgaacacccctaactACTATTATTGAGTTGCAAATCTTGACATATTTTCCTACTTGTCAGTATAAGGTTGAGGATGTAAGATTATTTCAGTTAATTTATCCTGCCACAAAGAAGTTCATGTAAAGATTACATTGTTTCATTCAATTTCAGGAGTACTTAATTAGCCCTGTTCAAGTCAAGGTAGGAAAAGTGAGTAGCCCTACTGCAAATGTGTCTCAAATTCTGACAAAGGTTTCTGCAAGTGAGAAGGTATGCTACTCTTGGCGCATCAgtacaaaatattttgtttcacCTACAGAGTTGAAGATTGGctttgtatttattgttttacgTGGACCAAGTATATAGAGGAACCTTTGGTTTTCTGATTACCACAATGGTTTAACTGAAGCAAATTATTAGTCAAAACAGAGAGAACAGTGTTAAATTTGATCATAAAGATGAAAGATACTGTTGCTCACAGACTTGTAACTAAGGAAATTTTGGAGCATATCCATGCCATGTGATCATATAATTTTACTATCAAATATATAACTTGGATGATTATAttcttaataactttttttttaagttaacatCTCTTGTTTCAAGTTTGTGTGGTCCTTTGATTGATCAAATTGGTATAGTGTTGTAAAAGCATTTAATGTGGTGTAGATTGATTGCCTTCTAGCTCTGCTTGTGGAGGACGCATCTCAGGCTGAGAAATCCAACCAATCCTTTCCATTGACTATTGTGTTTGTGGAGAGGAAGGTATGCCTCATACTATATGTTTTCATGTACTTTAAGCCATGTTTTTTCGGTTCTTATTTATGCTTCATTCTTGTAAGTTTCTTATGTAAAGTTGTAATACTTGAATATGGTTTGAATGTAGACAAGGTGCAATGAAGTTGCTGAAGCTTTGGTAGCACAAGGTTTACAGGCAGTTGCTCTTCATGGAGGCCGCAGTCAGAGTGAAAGAGAAGCTGCTTTGCATGATTTTAGGAGTGGATCTACAAATATTTTGGTATTCTGATTTATATCACTTAAGCATCTTGAGTGCTTAATGTTCATGATCAATATTATTACTTGTTTTAGATAACACAGTTTGAGACGTTCCTAAAATGTGATTTATTCAAGTTGTCTTATGTTCTTTCTTGTAGTTATCcaatgaattgaatttaatgCTCTGATTCATATTCCCTCTTCCTTTTGtcactctctctccctccccccccccccccctctccccATCCCCCTCTATTTGTTGTGCTTACACTGTGACATATGCATGCATATTTATCATAGTTTACTCTCTGCGATTTACCACCCTCTGGTacctttaaatataatttaccaTTTTTCcctagaagaagaaagaaaaagttctTTCCTTGTGTACGGTAGATTTATGTTATACTTGTTTACTTCCATCTTCTGTTTTCTtcctttaatttcatcttttacaAATTTGACATTGTCTATGTTGCTTATAGTGATCTCCATGTGCAGGTTGCCACTGATGTTGCATCTCGTGGATTGGATGTAACTGGAGTTGCTCATGTGATTAATCTGGATCTCCCAAAGGTATTTTCAGTGGAAATTTTTTTGGTCATATAATGTTAGATGACTGCAATGACAGCTTGGAAGTATTTCATTCATTATTCTGTTGCAAAAAAAATGGACATTCTACTTGGTTTGTGGATTGCCAGCAATTCTAGCAGTTCACAATATCATCGGTAGTGATCTTGATTATAGAATCATCCTGCAATGTAAATCTCAGCTTGTGTTGAGGCTAACCAGAACCATGCCTTGAGGTACATCATGGCCTCTATCC
Coding sequences within:
- the LOC7494659 gene encoding ATP-dependent RNA helicase DBP2 isoform X4 encodes the protein MSYIPPHLRNSSSTTTVTTRRTQSPPLTDTNLSHSSSNSTSSAPSSFSTFNSLSLRTSASVARTISVPQPVFPQWTPSDRVLRFTPDQIEEIRSQLKINVSVASGSPPAPAPIESFEDMCLHQSIMKDIAHHEYTRPTLIQAQAMTVALSGRDLLGCAETGSGKTAAFTIPMIQHCLAQPPVQRGDGPLAMVLAPTRELAQQIEKEVKRFSRSLESFRTAIVVGGTKSADQGSELRAGVDVIVATPGRLIDHLQQGNTSLSRISFIVLDEADRMLDMGFEPQIREVMHNLPEKHQTLLFSATMPVEIETLAQEYLISPVQVKVGKVSSPTANVSQILTKVSASEKIDCLLALLVEDASQAEKSNQSFPLTIVFVERKTRCNEVAEALVAQGLQAVALHGGRSQSEREAALHDFRSGSTNILVATDVASRGLDVTGVAHVINLDLPKNHPAM
- the LOC7494659 gene encoding ATP-dependent RNA helicase DBP2 isoform X3 yields the protein MSYIPPHLRNSSSTTTVTTRRTQSPPLTDTNLSHSSSNSTSSAPSSFSTFNSLSLRTSASVARTISVPQPVFPQWTPSDRVLRFTPDQIEEIRSQLKINVSVASGSPPAPAPIESFEDMCLHQSIMKDIAHHEYTRPTLIQAQAMTVALSGRDLLGCAETGSGKTAAFTIPMIQHCLAQPPVQRGDGPLAMVLAPTRELAQQIEKEVKRFSRSLESFRTAIVVGGTKSADQGSELRAGVDVIVATPGRLIDHLQQGNTSLSRISFIVLDEADRMLDMGFEPQIREVMHNLPEKHQTLLFSATMPVEIETLAQEYLISPVQVKVGKVSSPTANVSQILTKVSASEKIDCLLALLVEDASQAEKSNQSFPLTIVFVERKTRCNEVAEALVAQGLQAVALHGGRSQSEREAALHDFRSGSTNILVATDVASRGLDVTGVAHVINLDLPKLWLPQL
- the LOC7494659 gene encoding ATP-dependent RNA helicase DBP2 isoform X2, producing MSYIPPHLRNSSSTTTVTTRRTQSPPLTDTNLSHSSSNSTSSAPSSFSTFNSLSLRTSASVARTISVPQPVFPQWTPSDRVLRFTPDQIEEIRSQLKINVSVASGSPPAPAPIESFEDMCLHQSIMKDIAHHEYTRPTLIQAQAMTVALSGRDLLGCAETGSGKTAAFTIPMIQHCLAQPPVQRGDGPLAMVLAPTRELAQQIEKEVKRFSRSLESFRTAIVVGGTKSADQGSELRAGVDVIVATPGRLIDHLQQGNTSLSRISFIVLDEADRMLDMGFEPQIREVMHNLPEKHQTLLFSATMPVEIETLAQEYLISPVQVKVGKVSSPTANVSQILTKVSASEKIDCLLALLVEDASQAEKSNQSFPLTIVFVERKTRCNEVAEALVAQGLQAVALHGGRSQSEREAALHDFRSGSTNILVATDVASRGLDVTGVAHVINLDLPKLVLRLTRTMP
- the LOC7494659 gene encoding ATP-dependent RNA helicase DBP2 isoform X5, whose translation is MSYIPPHLRNSSSTTTVTTRRTQSPPLTDTNLSHSSSNSTSSAPSSFSTFNSLSLRTSASVARTISVPQPVFPQWTPSDRVLRFTPDQIEEIRSQLKINVSVASGSPPAPAPIESFEDMCLHQSIMKDIAHHEYTRPTLIQAQAMTVALSGRDLLGCAETGSGKTAAFTIPMIQHCLAQPPVQRGDGPLAMVLAPTRELAQQIEKEVKRFSRSLESFRTAIVVGGTKSADQGSELRAGVDVIVATPGRLIDHLQQGNTSLSRISFIVLDEADRMLDMGFEPQIREVMHNLPEKHQTLLFSATMPVEIETLAQEYLISPVQVKVGKVSSPTANVSQILTKVSASEKIDCLLALLVEDASQAEKSNQSFPLTIVFVERKTRCNEVAEALVAQGLQAVALHGGRSQSEREAALHDFRSGSTNILVATDVASRGLDVTGVAHVINLDLPKLFNS